One genomic segment of Bradyrhizobium diazoefficiens includes these proteins:
- a CDS encoding NAD kinase, with protein MTKPVRYDRIAFVASPSSEAQTAFSQLTRDYGNCDPDDADVVVALGGDGLMLQTLHHNMRTGKPIYGMHRGTVGFLMNEYSTHDLRARLAAAHESEINPLLMRATDSNDRVHLHHAINEVYLFRQTYQAARLRILIDERERMPELIADGIIVATPAGSTAYNLSAQGPILPINAALLALTPISAFRPRRWRGALLPNTAYVMIEVLEDDKRPVAAVADHEEVRRVRRVEVLSDKSISMRMLFDPGHSLEERILREQFGY; from the coding sequence ATGACCAAGCCAGTGCGATACGACCGGATCGCCTTCGTCGCGAGCCCCAGCAGCGAGGCGCAGACCGCCTTCAGCCAGCTCACCAGGGACTATGGCAATTGCGACCCTGATGACGCGGACGTCGTGGTCGCGCTCGGCGGCGATGGCCTGATGCTCCAGACGCTGCACCACAACATGCGCACGGGAAAGCCGATCTACGGCATGCACCGCGGCACGGTTGGCTTCTTGATGAACGAGTACTCGACCCACGACCTCCGCGCGCGACTCGCGGCGGCGCATGAGTCCGAGATCAACCCGCTCCTGATGCGCGCCACGGATAGCAACGACCGCGTGCACCTGCATCACGCCATCAACGAGGTCTACCTGTTCCGGCAGACCTACCAGGCCGCACGCCTGCGGATCCTGATCGACGAGCGCGAGCGCATGCCCGAGTTGATCGCCGACGGCATCATCGTGGCGACGCCGGCAGGTTCGACTGCCTACAATCTTTCGGCGCAGGGCCCGATCCTGCCGATCAACGCGGCGCTCCTTGCACTGACGCCGATCAGCGCTTTCCGGCCGCGGCGCTGGCGCGGCGCCCTGTTGCCTAACACGGCCTATGTCATGATTGAGGTGCTGGAAGACGACAAGCGCCCGGTCGCGGCCGTCGCCGACCATGAAGAGGTACGCAGGGTCCGCCGCGTCGAGGTGCTCTCCGACAAATCCATCTCGATGCGCATGCTA